Part of the Candidatus Binataceae bacterium genome, CGATGTGCCGATGCCCGATGTTGCCTCGCAATTCGAAACGCCCAGCGCAAATTCCCTCGATGAGCCGACCCTGAGATCGCTGGAAGGCTTTGTCCGTTCGCCTAGCGGAATCGGAATCGGTCCCGGCTCCGGGCAGGGTCCAGGAATCGGTTCCGGTTTCTCTGGGTTCATCGGCAATCTGCGCCGCACAGGACTCGATGTCGTGCTCGTGATCGATGGAACCGACTCGATGCGGTTGGTCATGGAGGATGTCAAGGCCCGAATGACGGAGATGGTCCGCGCAATCCATCGGTTGGTACCCACTGCGCGGATGGGGATCGTCGTGTACGGCGGCGAGGGCGAGCCGATTGACGTGCAACCGTTGACCCTGTCGTCCGCGAAGCTCGAACGATTTCTGACTGGAATACAAACGAAGGGCGGCGGCGAATGGGAGGAGAACCTGGCAGGCGCGATTCAGACTGCGGTCGAACAAATGGATTGGAAACCATATGCCCACAAGATCGTTGTGGTCGTTGGCGATGCGCCTCCAAAAGCAGGCCGTTTCTCCTGGACCCTGGATCTCGTCAGGAAGCTTCACCGTGAAAACGGCGTGTTGAACACCATCGATGTGACAGCGCAGGAGCATGAACGCTTCGAGCGCGAGTTCGCCATTCGCGTCCATCGCACCGAACCGGGCAAGGTTTCGCCGTTACCGGCCTTCTATCAGCAGACGCGCGCTGCCTATTTCGAGCTAGCACACGCCGGCGGCGGCTCGATGAAGAGCCTCGAAGGCAACGACCAGATCAACCAGCAGGTCTTGATGCTCGCGTTCGGCAACAACTGGGCGGAACAGGTCGCGCAGTTAGCAACGGTAAGCGAAGCAGCCTCGCATTGAACGAAAACCCCTTCTACGATGTCAGAGTAGCGACCGAATCAGCTTTTCTTTCGCCGGGGAGGGACAATAATCTCTCAGCGCACGCACGATGATAGTGTGCGAATTCCTTTTTATCTTCCCTCCGTTCGCGAGAGGGTGGGCGAATCTGCCGCTACTCAGAAGAGTCTTCACGGGCGATGGCACCTAAGAGACATCGATCGGGTTAAAGACGCCCGTGTCACTGTCGTTTCAAGCCGGAAAGCGCGCCCGCGTCCATTCCACCAGCGTCTTCATGAGGCGCGGGCGAGGGTCTCCGAGATGGGCCTTTGTGCCGCCGGCGCGCATGAAGTGCTCGGCGCCCTCGATGAACGCCAGGGTCTTGTCGCTGGCCCCGGACACTTCGTATTCCGCGCGAACATCCGACAAGAAGATGTCCTGGTCTGCATTCGCGCCGACGACGAGTGTGGGCACCAGAACCTTCGGCAGGTTGGCGGCGGTCTTCGCGTAGGAAGAGAGTCCTGACCAGGTAGAGAGCCAGGCGTCGGGGGTGACGATTCGCCCCAGCCCGAACGCGGAGTAGTTCGCCAGGTCGGGGCGTGGCGAGATGATCGATCCGACCACGCGCTCCGACGGATCGGTTGAAAGATCGCAGTAGTTGGGGTTTGCCTGAGTCCGATAGACGATCATGTACCGCGGCGCCATCGCGCGGCGCGCCACGTAATTGCGGTGCTCCGCGGGCGTGTCGGCGAAACCGTCCGCGCGCATCGTGGCACGCGCCTCCCCCGCCTCCGCGATATGCCGCCGCGCGATCGCGTCAATTCGAGCGCATCGCGCGCGCTGTGCCGCGCGGTAGTGCTCAATGAATTCCTTTGAGTAGCCGCTGGTGGCGGGCGGCGTTTTGAAGCCGTTACGCTCGTCGTACATATCGAGGGTGGCATCAGACGCCAACGGATCGGACTCATCGACTACCGCTGCATCAAGACAGTTCATCAGCACCATGCCCTGCCCTGGATGTGCCGCAAGAATGACGAAGGCGTCGGCGGTGGGCAAATCGAATTGATTCAAATCCGGCGGACCACCTCCCGGCGGCGACGCAACCCGCTGGCCCTTGGGCGTGCGCGCCTGCGAGTCGTAGTAGGCAAAGAACGAGCCGCCGCCCGAGTTCCCCAGCATTACGATTCGCACGAACCCTTCTTCTTCGCGCAGAAATTTTATCGCCGCCGCTAGATCCAGCATCAGGTTTTCATGCAGCATCGTCGCGTCGTTGTTTAGGTAGCGGGTGTTGAAGCCGAACGCGGCGTAGCCGGCCTCGACCCAGAACGGAATCGAGTAATGATGCCCGAACTCGGCCCGCGGATGTGACATGAGCACACAAGTTTTGGGCTTGCCCGTGGAGGGAAGCCACAGAACCCCGCGCGACTTGCCGAAGTCGGCGGCGTAGAGCTGGACCACTTTGTGCGGGACGGTTGGATCGATATCCCCAAAGTCGATCGGGTAACGAAGCTGGTAGTCCGGCGGCGCCTTGGGCATGAAATACCTCCCGGAGAATCCGAGCCTACGGAGCTGCGCACCGATTCAGAAATCGAATCGGCACCAACTGTGGACTTCTGGAATTCCGGTTAACCGAGCTGCTTGGTATACATCGCCATGTCGAAGTAATCGCGCCACTTCGCGACCTTGCCGCCGCTCACTTCGAACACTCCCGTGACGGGCAGCTCGATCTTCTTGCCGCCGCCGAGATCAAAGATGTCGATGCGTTCGTTGAAAACCACGTTGCCGTTGGTCGCGGTGTTGAGGACCTTGAATTCAAGCCCCTTGGCCATGGGCAAAAAGCTGTTGATGACCTTCTTGATTGCTTCTTTACCCTTCGCCGCAGGACCCATTGGAATGTTCTGGTATTCGGCGTCGTCGGTGAAGTATCCCATCAACTCATCGAGGTTTCGGCGCGACCACGCCACGCAGAATTTGGCGACTACGTCCTGGCTTCCTTCCGCCATGATTCGATCCTCCCTGGGGAACCTTATTCCTGATCGAGGTAAAAGCGATCCTCGTCTTTGTTATAGCCGAAGAGTTCCGCAAAACGACCCCAATTTACAATCACCCAGAACAGCCGATCGGGCTTTTCGCTGGGGAGCAGCATCGCAAGATGTTCGAGCACCACCTCCTTACTGAGCGAGCGATCCTCCTGCGCCCGGAGCAGACGGACAAAGTAACCGAACAGCCCAAGCTCCTTCAGCTGCTCGCGCAGCAGCAGCTTGCGCTGGTTGACGTCGCTTTCGAGGACCTGCTTACCGAATGGCTCCAGCACGACATCGCCCGCGGGGGTCGAAACGAACCCGAGAATCTCGGCCGCCTTCATTACCTTGAGCAAGTCGCTGAACTTGAATTGCAGGTCACGCGCGATCTTGTAGCCGTCCTCGCGTCCGCCCTGATCCTCCAGATATTCGAGCAGGCCGAAAATCCAGGTCAGCTGGCAGTCCGGAACGGGAGTGATATTCCCCGGAGCCATCAGGCGCGCTCCTCGATCAGCGAGAAGATCTTGTCGGTCAGCGCGTTGAACGGCTCGGAGCGCCGATCTCGCGGGCGCGGCAGATCCACTTTAAGGTCGGCGACCACGCTCCCGGGATTGGCGGCAAGCACGATGACCCGGTCTGCCAATTCCACCGCTTCCTCGATGATGTGGGTCACGATAACGATCGTGTCCACCGACATGTCCGGGGCCTGCCAGATGTCGAGCAGTTCTTCGCGCAGGGTGATCGCGGTCAGAGCGTCAAGCGCCGAGAACGGCTCGTCCATGAGCAGCACCCGCGGTTCGACCGCTAGCGCACGGGCAAAGCCGACCCTTTGCTTCATCCCGCCCGAAAGCTCGCGCGGATAAGCCTCTTCGAAACCATCGAGTCCAACCTTGTCGATGTAGACGCTGGCGCGTTTTTCGCGTTCCTCGAGGGGGATTCCACGCGGCTCCAGTCCCATCTCGACATTAGCTTTCACCGTGAGCCAGGGCAGAAGCGCGAAGGATTGAAACACCAACGCGCACTCCAGGTTGATGCCGTCGACTTGTTTGCCACGATACAGCACCTGTCCCGAAGTTAGCGGAATGATTCCGTTGATCACTCTTAGCAGCGTCGACTTACCGCATCCCGAGGGCCCGATCAGGGCGATGAACTCCCCGTCTTCAACGTTGAAGGAAACCTCCTTGAGGACATTGAGCGACCCCTTGGGAAGCGTGAAGGTCTTGGAGACGTTATGCAGCTCGAGGAGGGCCATGGATCGGCAGGTTCCGGCTCGCGGGTCAGCTTCCTAGTAGTCAAGTCGATAGCGTTCGGTGGCATTGTCGTACAACCTTCGCCACACGACCCGATTTAAGAGTACCACCACCAGCACCATCGAGAGCAGGCTCAGGAGGATCATGG contains:
- a CDS encoding ABC transporter ATP-binding protein, with protein sequence MALLELHNVSKTFTLPKGSLNVLKEVSFNVEDGEFIALIGPSGCGKSTLLRVINGIIPLTSGQVLYRGKQVDGINLECALVFQSFALLPWLTVKANVEMGLEPRGIPLEEREKRASVYIDKVGLDGFEEAYPRELSGGMKQRVGFARALAVEPRVLLMDEPFSALDALTAITLREELLDIWQAPDMSVDTIVIVTHIIEEAVELADRVIVLAANPGSVVADLKVDLPRPRDRRSEPFNALTDKIFSLIEERA
- a CDS encoding vWA domain-containing protein, whose translation is DVPMPDVASQFETPSANSLDEPTLRSLEGFVRSPSGIGIGPGSGQGPGIGSGFSGFIGNLRRTGLDVVLVIDGTDSMRLVMEDVKARMTEMVRAIHRLVPTARMGIVVYGGEGEPIDVQPLTLSSAKLERFLTGIQTKGGGEWEENLAGAIQTAVEQMDWKPYAHKIVVVVGDAPPKAGRFSWTLDLVRKLHRENGVLNTIDVTAQEHERFEREFAIRVHRTEPGKVSPLPAFYQQTRAAYFELAHAGGGSMKSLEGNDQINQQVLMLAFGNNWAEQVAQLATVSEAASH
- a CDS encoding AAA-associated domain-containing protein, translating into MAPGNITPVPDCQLTWIFGLLEYLEDQGGREDGYKIARDLQFKFSDLLKVMKAAEILGFVSTPAGDVVLEPFGKQVLESDVNQRKLLLREQLKELGLFGYFVRLLRAQEDRSLSKEVVLEHLAMLLPSEKPDRLFWVIVNWGRFAELFGYNKDEDRFYLDQE
- a CDS encoding limonene-1,2-epoxide hydrolase family protein codes for the protein MAEGSQDVVAKFCVAWSRRNLDELMGYFTDDAEYQNIPMGPAAKGKEAIKKVINSFLPMAKGLEFKVLNTATNGNVVFNERIDIFDLGGGKKIELPVTGVFEVSGGKVAKWRDYFDMAMYTKQLG